The uncultured Pseudodesulfovibrio sp. genome contains the following window.
AAGACCAACCACCTGGGTATCCAGGAGGCGGTGGACAGCTCCCTGCGCAAGATCGGCGGCCGAGAGACCGTCGAGGCGGTTATCCCGCTGCTGCGCTCCGACGAGGCTCCTGTGCGCAACCTGGCCATGGACATCCTGCGCGAGGTGGGCAACCAGGACATGCCTTCGCTCATCGAGCTGACCCTTGACGAGGACCCGGATATCAGAATTTTCGTGGCCGACATTCTCGGTTCCACCAGAAGCCTCCTGGCGGTCCAGCCTCTGTGCGAGGCTCTGCTCAAGGACCCGGAGGTCAACGTCCGCTATCAGGCGGCCGTGAGTCTGGGCGAGTTGGGTATGGAAGAGGCCACTCCCTGCCTGAACAAAGCCATCAACGACGAGGAGTGGGTCCAGTACTCCGTGATCGAGGCCCTGACCAAGATCGGCCACGCCAGCTCCGTGAACGCTTTGGTCAAGGCCCTGGACGGGGCGTCCGACCTTGTTGCATCCATGATCATCGATTCCCTCGGTGAAATGGGCAACGTGAAGGCCGTGACCATGCTGCTCAAGCGCATGACTGACGCGCCCACGGCGCTGCGCAACAAGATCGTCAAGGCCATCGTCAAGATTCTGGGCGGCAAGTCCCTGACTCTGCTTAGCGACGAGGAGCGGGAGCGGTTTAAGCAGTATCTGCTCGTGGCCCTGCAGGACGAGGACGAAGAGATTCAGGATGCCGCCATACAGGGGTTGGCCTTTGTTGGCGGCGAGGAAGCCTCTTCCGGAATACTGCACATCGCCGGCAGATTGGATCAGGATCGCGACCAGGACCGGCTGCGTCTGATCATCGGCTTTTTGGCCCAGATCGGATTGACCGACGCGCTCAGGGAAGGGCTGCTCGGCGAAGACCAAGACGTGGCCCGTGTGTCCGTGCAGGTCCTTTCGCAGATCGCGCCCGATACCTGCACCATGGAAAACTGTGTCTGTCATGTGCTCATGGAGGCGTTCTGGGAGGCCGCGCTGCCCGTGCAACGGCAGATCG
Protein-coding sequences here:
- a CDS encoding HEAT repeat domain-containing protein — translated: MADCTEYLALLSSDNKEIVRESAFRAGEDNCVEAVPKLAELLKTNHLGIQEAVDSSLRKIGGRETVEAVIPLLRSDEAPVRNLAMDILREVGNQDMPSLIELTLDEDPDIRIFVADILGSTRSLLAVQPLCEALLKDPEVNVRYQAAVSLGELGMEEATPCLNKAINDEEWVQYSVIEALTKIGHASSVNALVKALDGASDLVASMIIDSLGEMGNVKAVTMLLKRMTDAPTALRNKIVKAIVKILGGKSLTLLSDEERERFKQYLLVALQDEDEEIQDAAIQGLAFVGGEEASSGILHIAGRLDQDRDQDRLRLIIGFLAQIGLTDALREGLLGEDQDVARVSVQVLSQIAPDTCTMENCVCHVLMEAFWEAALPVQRQIVSVVASKGEEKSKDFFIRVLNEHQDGTVLKSAVYLLGEKLKLPEVVDKIFPLMDHQYDDVKEAALEACIAIDGPEVQARFQEMFRSEEPIRRLMATYALGKLGPMENLDILTQAVEDEIPDIRKVAVEALAASGGDQALWRPLVLHRMSDESKDVRLTVIEIMGRHYDEEMIPHLIDALNDEDDWVKIRAMDALGEHGTPQAAPLMIDMLNNSNRFVVMKAIEALGNIGGSEAFAALLEVTNSDEYELVSAAEEAISKIQEM